From a region of the Zingiber officinale cultivar Zhangliang chromosome 4B, Zo_v1.1, whole genome shotgun sequence genome:
- the LOC121977027 gene encoding UDP-glucuronate:xylan alpha-glucuronosyltransferase 1-like translates to MRAAEGVVSASSPAEPRHRSAGNPSSDFANKRKPQRSSDYKQADKPLINVLQERIFVLKPCSIRLVLLTIICGTVLTILHCPVAYHNDHGLRTDSRSRFIDAGWIWDKGKLDPRYVSNSDVDWAQILKCIENSNMEHEKPKIGLLNFNISEINQWHQNLPYAGFSAIRLDYAPSNLTWDVLYPEWIDEEQESEVPSCPKLPVPEFSKGYRFDLIAVKLPCNKSSGSWSRDVARLHLQLAAAEIAAGFLGSPNMIHVLFVSSCFPIPNLFGCKNLVERDGNVWLYKPDLRSLKEKLQLPIGSCELALPLESRERPQSDTPHREAYATILHSANDYVCGAIAAARSIRLSGSKRDMVILIDETVSDHHRNGLAAAGWKIKTITRIRNPKAERDAYNEWNYSKFRLWQLTDYDKVIFIDADLLILRNIDFLFAMPEITATGNNATYFNSGVMVVEPSNCTYRLLMEHIDEIESYNGGDQGYLNEIFTRWHRIPRHMNFLKHFWIGDEPGIKAAKTRLFGADPPVLYVLHYLGLKPWLCFRDYDCNWNSEIMREFASDAAHATWWKMHEAMPDQLQSYCLLSTKQKARLEWDRREAEKANFSDGHWRRKIRDRRLKTCFEEFCYWESMLWHWGDPNWADENVTTVTPTAKLPALLLL, encoded by the exons ATGAGAGCCGCCGAAGGAGTCGTCTCCGCCAGTAGCCCAGCCGAACCCCGGCATCGGTCCGCCGGAAACCC ATCCAGTGATTTTGCTAACAAAAGAAAGCCCCAAAGGAGCAGTGACTATAAACAAGCTGACAAGCCATTGATCAATGTTTTACAAGAGAGAATTTTTGTGTTGAAGCCCTGTTCCATTCGACTCGTCTTGTTAACCATCATCTGCGGCACCGTGCTAACGATCCTCCACTGCCCGGTGGCTTACCACAATGACCATGGATTGCGAACCGACTCTAG GTCCAGGTTCATCGATGCCGGGTGGATTTGGGACAAAGGCAAATTGGATCCCCGTTATGTATCGAACTCAGATGTCGACTGGGCTCAGATTCTGAAATGTATCGAAAATTCGAATATGGAACACGAAAAACCGAAAATTGGCTTACTGAACTTCAACATCTCTGAGATCAATCAATGGCATCAGAACTTGCCATATGCTGGATTCTCTGCCATTCGTCTCGATTATGCACCGAGCAATCTTACATGGGATGTTCTCTATCCGGAATGGATCGATGAGGAACAAGAATCTGAAGTCCCTTCCTGTCCCAAACTTCCTGTGCCTGAGTTCTCGAAAGGCTACCGCTTCGATCTCATAGCGGTCAAGCTTCCCTGCAATAAAAGCTCAGGAAGCTGGTCTAGAGATGTGGCTCGGTTGCACTTGCAGCTGGCTGCTGCTGAAATTGCTGCAGGTTTTCTGGGAAGTCCTAATATGATCCATGTTCTTTTTGTATCGAGCTGTTTTCCGATACCGAatctttttggttgcaagaatcTTGTCGAGAGGGATGGAAATGTTTGGCTATATAAGCCGGATTTGCGATCTTTGAAGGAGAAACTACAGCTTCCTATCGGTTCTTGTGAGCTTGCCCTCCCTCTGGAATCAAGAG AGAGGCCGCAATCAGATACTCCTCACAGAGAAGCCTATGCCACCATTCTCCATTCGGCCAACGATTATGTCTGCGGTGCCATTGCGGCGGCCAGAAGCATTCGCTTATCGGGATCGAAGAGAGACATGGTGATCCTCATCGACGAAACAGTCAGCGATCACCACAGAAATGGGCTTGCAGCTGCAGGATGGAAGATCAAGACGATCACAAGGATCAGGAATCCCAAGGCCGAGAGGGACGCTTACAACGAATGGAACTACAGCAAGTTCAGGCTCTGGCAGCTGACGGACTACGACAAAGTCATCTTCATCGACGCCGACCTTCTCATCCTCCGAAACATCGATTTCCTCTTCGCCATGCCGGAGATCACGGCGACGGGCAACAACGCCACCTACTTCAACTCGGGAGTGATGGTCGTGGAGCCTTCGAACTGCACGTACAGGCTGTTGATGGAGCACATCGACGAGATCGAATCCTACAACGGAGGCGATCAAGGGTACCTGAACGAGATCTTCACGCGGTGGCACCGCATTCCTAGGCACATGAACTTCCTGAAGCACTTCTGGATCGGCGACGAGCCGGGGATCAAAGCGGCCAAGACGCGTTTGTTCGGCGCCGATCCCCCTGTTCTGTACGTGCTGCACTACCTGGGGCTGAAGCCGTGGCTGTGCTTCAGGGACTACGACTGCAACTGGAACTCGGAGATAATGCGGGAGTTCGCGAGCGATGCGGCGCACGCGACTTGGTGGAAAATGCACGAGGCGATGCCGGATCAGCTGCAGAGCTACTGCCTGCTGTCCACCAAGCAAAAGGCGAGATTGGAGTGGGATCGAAGGGAGGCCGAGAAGGCGAACTTCTCCGACGGACACTGGCGGCGGAAGATACGCGACCGGCGATTGAAGACGTGCTTCGAGGAATTCTGCTACTGGGAGAGCATGCTCTGGCATTGGGGCGATCCGAATTGGGCGGATGAGAACGTGACGACGGTTACTCCAACGGCCAAACTGCCCgccttattattattatga